In a genomic window of Microterricola viridarii:
- a CDS encoding FAD-dependent monooxygenase: MQSLVIEPRDAVDHTRPKAKTTNARTMSHLRRLGLAAPLRSAAPLTADYSEDVIFCSSLTGHELARFRNAFQLARGRYELQPECGQQVSQPIVEEVLRAGVDASPLAELATTLRVERIDAAPGRRPRALVVDEDGASRWVECEHLVGADGGSSLARHELGIAMEGGSAAKSNFNFLFRSERLAEAIALEPAVQYWVLRPSAAGMIGRMDLESTWWVIIQNIEPDAHPDPAALVTELVGTDVDIEVIATDRWTARMLLAASYGRDGVYLVGDSAHLNPPWGGHGFNTCVGDAANLSWKLAASLAGWAGEGLLASYEHERRPIAARTIADAASNGRSLASDFAHSVLDDDTDAGAEARRLMAQDLEVKRSEFSSLGLVLGYQYPGSPIVVDDGSEQIPEHPIHYTPSTRPGSLLPHVWVGEESLYDAIGQWFTLLVDAAEPRLAEFAQAVDAVRGQTGVPLTLLPLDFSAHPEIPWQAAAILVRPDQHVAWRGDEPAAVAEAVAVAVGRASAASDTLDELEGTHRGR, translated from the coding sequence GTGCAGAGCCTCGTCATCGAGCCGCGGGACGCAGTGGACCATACCCGCCCGAAGGCGAAGACCACCAACGCCCGCACCATGAGTCACCTGCGCCGGCTCGGCCTGGCCGCGCCGCTGCGGAGCGCCGCCCCGCTCACGGCCGACTACTCAGAAGACGTCATCTTCTGCTCGAGCCTGACCGGTCACGAGCTGGCCCGCTTCCGCAACGCGTTCCAGCTGGCGCGGGGTCGCTACGAGCTGCAGCCCGAGTGCGGGCAGCAGGTCTCGCAGCCGATCGTCGAGGAGGTGTTGCGCGCCGGCGTCGACGCCTCGCCGCTGGCCGAGCTCGCGACCACCCTGCGGGTCGAGCGCATCGACGCCGCACCGGGGCGCCGGCCGCGCGCCCTCGTCGTCGACGAGGACGGCGCCTCCCGCTGGGTCGAGTGCGAGCACCTCGTCGGCGCGGACGGCGGCTCCTCGCTGGCGCGGCACGAGCTCGGCATCGCCATGGAGGGCGGCTCGGCCGCCAAGTCCAACTTCAACTTCCTGTTCCGCTCGGAGCGCTTGGCCGAGGCGATCGCGCTGGAGCCTGCCGTGCAGTACTGGGTGCTCCGGCCGTCGGCGGCCGGCATGATCGGCCGGATGGACCTCGAGTCGACCTGGTGGGTCATCATCCAGAACATCGAGCCCGACGCGCACCCCGACCCCGCAGCGTTGGTGACGGAACTCGTCGGCACCGACGTCGACATCGAGGTGATCGCGACCGACCGCTGGACGGCCAGGATGCTCCTCGCCGCCAGCTACGGCCGCGACGGCGTCTACCTGGTGGGCGATTCCGCACACCTCAACCCGCCGTGGGGCGGCCACGGCTTCAACACCTGCGTCGGTGACGCGGCCAACCTCTCCTGGAAGCTCGCGGCCAGCCTGGCAGGCTGGGCAGGCGAAGGCCTGCTGGCCAGCTACGAGCACGAGCGCCGCCCGATCGCGGCGCGCACCATCGCGGATGCCGCATCGAACGGCCGCAGCCTGGCCTCCGACTTCGCCCACAGCGTGCTCGACGACGACACGGATGCCGGGGCCGAGGCCCGCCGGCTGATGGCGCAAGACCTCGAGGTCAAGCGCAGCGAGTTCAGCTCGCTCGGGCTCGTGCTCGGCTACCAGTACCCCGGCTCGCCCATCGTCGTCGACGACGGCTCGGAGCAGATTCCCGAGCACCCGATCCACTACACCCCGTCGACCCGGCCCGGCAGCCTGCTTCCGCACGTCTGGGTCGGCGAGGAGTCGCTCTACGACGCCATCGGCCAGTGGTTCACGCTGTTGGTGGACGCTGCCGAGCCTCGCCTGGCCGAGTTCGCGCAGGCCGTGGACGCGGTGCGGGGGCAGACCGGGGTGCCGCTCACGCTGCTGCCGCTGGACTTCTCCGCCCACCCCGAGATCCCGTGGCAGGCGGCCGCCATCCTCGTGCGTCCGGATCAGCACGTCGCCTGGCGC